A window from Telopea speciosissima isolate NSW1024214 ecotype Mountain lineage chromosome 8, Tspe_v1, whole genome shotgun sequence encodes these proteins:
- the LOC122671117 gene encoding transcription factor bHLH137-like gives MCSSSSSSNINGDDDKEEASVIEPPPPPPPPPPPQTQTADDQVLTLTKKTQMDNFRDVTKGKAKKQRKNNKWNSTNKKKYIIIEAAGRTPTDYIHVRARRGQATDSHSLAERVRREKISMKMKQLQALVPGSDQINGKALVLDAIIDYVQSLQNQVQENH, from the exons AtgtgtagtagtagtagtagtagtaatattaatggtgatgatgataaaGAAGAAGCTTCAGTGATTgagcctcctcctcctcctcctcctcctcctcctcctcaaactCAAACTGCTGATGATCAAGTCCTCACTCTCACCAAGAAAACCCAAATGGATAACTTCAGG GACGTGACAAAAGGTAAAGCCAAGAAACAACGAAAGAATAATAAATGGAATTCTACGAATAAGAAGAAATATATTATTATTGAAGCAGCTGGGAGGACCCCAACAGACTACATTCATGTAAGAGCAAggagaggccaagcaacagacAGTCATAGCCTTGCAGAAAGG gtaagaagagagaaaattagtATGAAGATGAAGCAGTTGCAAGCTCTTGTTCCTGGTTCTGACCAG ATAAACGGCAAGGCTCTTGTGTTGGATGCAATAATCGACTACGTCCAATCCCTACAGAATCAGGTTCAG GAGAATCATTAA
- the LOC122672644 gene encoding multifunctional CCA protein-like, translating into MAIAGLGFACRNHLPLHRPLFCCVAKVRRSSAAAVETLVVPEGLHKDEGHGLVSPLGRVNGDTKAAEWKKLSSKDLGITTSMIAKPIRVVLNGLRKKGYEVYLVGGCVRDLILKRTPKDFDVITSAELKEVMRIFSQCQIVGKRFPICHVHINDIIVEVSSFSTSERKSWRSLGNFSRRPPGCDEHDYVRWRNCLQRDFTINGMMFDPYANLVYDYMGGMEDIKKAKVRTVIPASTSFQEDCARILRAVRIAARLGFCFSRETAHSVKNLSCLVLKLDKGRLLMEMNYMMAFGSAEASLRLLWKFGLLEILLPIQASYFVSQGFRRRDKRTNMLLSLLSNLDRLLAPDRPCHSSLWVGILAFHKALMDQTRDPLVVATFALAVHNGGDLLEAINIARRISQPHDLRFIEILECQHLLTDEALRGEVMDLAKSIKAALSMMTDELFVSQAMARYPQAPYSDLVFIPLTLYLRVSRIFECVRGGKEKGFVPKRGRKIDYECLASGSMHETRHVFARVSPYRIYCTYVLKI; encoded by the exons ATGGCTATCGCAGGGTTGGGTTTCGCGTGCAGAAACCATTTGCCTCTCCATCGTCCTCTCTTTTGCTGCGTTGCCAAG GTTCGGCGAAGCTCGGCTGCAGCTGTCGAAACCCTCGTCGTACCAGAAGGTCTCCATAAGGATGAAGGTCACGGCCTTGTTTCTCCTCTTGGAAGAG TGAATGGTGATACTAAGGCAGCGGAATGGAAAAAATTGAGTTCTAAGGATCTCGGAATCACAACGTCCATGATTGCAAAGCCGATTAGAGTTGTTCTAAATGGACTGAGAAAAAAAG GATATGAGGTCTATCTTGTTGGAGGTTGTGTGCGGGATCTCATTCTGAAGCGAACACCTAAAGATTTTGATGTTATAACTTCAGCTGAACTTAAAGAG GTTATGAGAATATTTTCTCAATGTCAAATAGTTGGAAAACGTTTTCCCATCTGTCATGTGCATATTAATGATATTATTGTGGAG GTGTCAAGTTTTAGCACATCTGAAAGAAAGTCTTGGCGGAGCTTGGGGAATTTTTCCAGAAGACCTCCTGGCTGCGATGAGCATGACTATGTTCGCTGGAGGAATTGTTTGCAAAGGGATTTCACAATTAACGG AATGATGTTTGATCCATATGCAAATCTAGTGTATGATTACATGGGAGGCATGGAAGACATTAAAAAGGCTAAA GTTCGGACTGTAATACCAGCTAGTACTTCTTTCCAGGAGGACTGTG CTCGAATTCTACGTGCGGTCAGAATTGCAGCTCGTCTAGGGTTCTGTTTTTCAAGGGAGACAGCTCATTCTGTAAAGAATTTATCGTGCTTGGTGTTAAAACTTGACAAG GGAAGGCTTCTCATGGAAATGAATTATATGATGGCCTTTGGGTCTGCAGAAGCTTCTTTGAGGTTATTATGGAAATTTGGGCTCCTAGAGATACTTCTACCAATTCAA GCATCATATTTTGTTTCTCAAGGTTTTCGGAGACGTGATAAGAGAACCAACATGCTTCTG TCTTTGTTATCTAACCTGGATAGACTTCTGGCACCTGACAGACCATGCCATAGTAGCTTATG GGTTGGTATCTTAGCATTCCATAAAGCACTGATGGACCAAACAAGGGATCCTTTAGTGGTTGCAACCTTTGCCCTTGCTGTCCACAATGGTGGAGACCTTTTAGAAGCTATAAACATAGCAAGGAGGATCTCTCAACCCCATGATCTAAGGTTCATTGAAATATTAGAATGTCAGCATCTGCTCACTGATGAAGCATTGAGGGGTGAAGTTATGGATCTTGCAAAATCAATAAAGGCAGCATTGAGTATGATGACTGATGAGTTGTTTGTCTCCCAAGCAATGGCAAGGTATCCTCAGGCACCGTACTCTGATCTG GTATTTATCCCACTCACATTGTATTTAAGAGTATCCAGGATTTTTGAGTGTGTCAGAGGCGGTAAAGAGAAAGGGTTTGTACCAAAACGAGGGAGGAAGATTGACTATGAGTGTTTAGCCTCGGGAAGCATGCATGAAACCCGACATGTGTTTGCAAGGGTT TCACCGTATAGGATCTACTGCACCTATGTCCTCAAGATTTAG